The DNA region CCCCACGCCTGCCGATCCGGCCCCCGCCGCCCTGAACCGCCGCGACACCCTGCGCCTGCTCGGCGCGGCCGGCGTGCTCGGCGTGGCCGGCCCCCTCGCCCGCGCCCAGGGCACCACCCCTGCCGCGCCCGCCGCGGCCCCCGCCCAGGCCGGGAACCTGAACGGCAACGGCTTCTACCGCCAGAAGATCGGTGACCTGACCGTCACGGTCGTCAGTGACGGCACCGCCGCCCTGGCCGCGCTGCTGCCCACCTGGGGCGCCAACCCGGACCGGCAGGCGGATTTCGCCGCCACGCTCGCCGAGTACAGCGTGCCCGCCACGAACACCGTGAACCACTTCAACCCGGTCGTGGTGGACACCGGCAAGAACCGCGTGCTGATCGACACCGGCCGCGGCGGGGAGGCGGGGCAGCTGCTGAACAACCTGCGCCGCGCCGGCATCGACCCGGCCAGCATCGACACGGTGTTCATCACGCACGGTCACGGCGACCACATCGGCGGCCTCACGCAGGGCGGCAAGGCCACCTTCGACCGGGCCCGGCACGTGATCGGCCGCGCCGAGTTCACCTTCTGGACGTCGCAGGCCCAGCCGAACGCCGCAGTGCAGGCCAACCTGATCGGCCTGAAAGACCGCTTCACCCTGCTCGATCCCGGCGGCGAGATCGTCCCCGGCCTGACGAGCGTCGCCACCCCCGGTCACACCGCCGGGCACCAGAGCGTGCTGGCCGTCAGCGGAGACCAGAAGGTCATGGTCTTCGGGGACGCCGCCGGGCACTTCCTGCTGTCCCTGCGCCACCCGGGCGCGTACGTGAGCTTCGACACGGACGGCGCGCAGGCCGCCGCCACCCGCGCCCAGGTGTTCGCGCAGGCCGTCGCGGAAAAATGGTGGGTGACCGCGTACCACTTCCCCTTCCCCGCGCTGGGGCACCTGCGCAAACTGCCGGAAGGCTACGAGTACGAACCCACCGTCTGGCAGTGGAGCTGACCTCTTCACCCCAGGACCGGGACGCTGATTGCCAGCGTCCCGGTCCTTTCCATGGTTCCCACTGGGGCAAGCTGGCCCCAACAGCCTGAACTGGCCTTCAGGAACGGCGCCCGGGCTGGCAGGGCGCTTTACACTGCGCCCGTGACCGGCCCCACGTCCCTCTTCCCGGATCTGCGCCTGAGCACCGTGGCCGCCCTGCTCCGGGACGGCGCGGCCCGCTGGGAGGCGCTGGGGGTGACGCGGGTGCGGGTGTTCGGCTCGGTCGCGCGGGGGGAAGCGGGGCCGGCGTCCGACATTGATTTACTGGTCGATTTTGTCGAGGGGTTCAGCCCCGGCCTGCTACACCTGATGAGTGTGAAGGCCGTCATGGAGGACCTGCTGGACCGCCGGGTGGACGTGGTCACGGAGGCGGGCCTGCACCCGCCGCTGCGCCGCGACATCCTGCACGACGCCGTGGACGTGAGGCACGTGCCGACCCCGCCGCCCAGCGCGCACCGGGAGAAGCGCTGGCGTTGGCGGCTGTATGACCTGCTGGCCGCCCTGGACCGCATCGAGGCGTTCACGCGCGGCCTGACGCTGACCACCTTCCTGCGGGACGAGCAGGTGCAGGACGCCGTGCTGCTCAACCTGCTGCGGCTGGGCGAGACGACCAAGTTCATCCCGCAGAGCGTGCAGGACACTCACCGTCAGGTGCCGTGGGCCTGCCTGCGCGACATCCGCAACCTGATCGCCCACGACTACTTCCGGATCGACCCGGCGCTGGTGTGGGTGACGGTCCGGGAGGACCTGCCGGCCATCCGCGTGGCATTGCAGGCCCTTGCAGACACCACGCCCGAATAAACGGACCGGCCCACACATGGTGGCCGGTCCGGAGGTCTCCTTACTCCTCGGCCGCGTAGCCGAACAGTTCCAGAATCCGGTCGAGTTCCTCGCGGGACGCGTAGCTGAGTTCCACGCGGCCCTTGTCCTCCCCGGTGATCCGCACCTTCGTGCCGGTGCGGCGGCTCAGGGCCAGTTCCACCTGCCGGTAGGTGCGGGGCGGGTTCACCTTGACCGGCGCAGGGGCACGGGCTTCGCGCTTCAGGGCCTCGGCCTCGCGCACGTTCAGGCCGCGGGCGGTGATCTCCTTCAGCGCCCAGGCGCGGTCCTTTTCAGGCATCGCCAGGATCGCGCGGGCATGCCCGGCACTGATCTCCCCGCTGTCGAGGGCCTTCAGGGCAGCGTCCTCCAGGGTGAGCAGCCGCAGGGCGTTCGCCACGGTGCTGCGGCCCTTCCCGACCGCCTGCGCCACGCCCTCCTGGTTCAGGCCCTGGTCCATCAGGGCCTGGTAGGCGCGGGCCTCTTCCAGCGGGCCCAGGTCCTCGCGCTGAAGGTTCTCGATGATCGCGATTTCCAGCGCCTCGCGGTCCGAGAGGTCCCGGATGATGACCGGAAGCTCGGTCAGCCCGGCGAGCTGACTGGCCCGCCAGCGGCGCTCGCCGGCGACGATCTCGAAGGCGTCCCCGCGGGGGCGGACCAGCAGGGGTTGCAGCACGCCCTTCTCGCGGATGCTCTGCGCGAGTTCGGCCAGCGCCTCGGGTTCGAACACCTGCCGGGGCTGGTAGGCGGCCTGCACGATCCGTTCGATCTTCAGGACCTGCGCGCCGCCGGGGCCGGCCGTGTCCGGGGCGGGCTTCTCGCCGAGCAGGGCGGTCAGGCCGCGACCCAGGCTAGATTTTTTCGACACGTTGCATCACCTCGTCCGCGAGTCGCTTGTACGCCGCCGCGCCGCTGGAGAGGGGCGCAAACAGGTTGATCGGCTTGGAGAAACTGGGCGCTTCCGACAGGCGCACGTTGCGCGGCACGACCGCCCAGAACACCAGTTCCCCGAAATGCCCGCGGACCATGGTCTCGACCTCCTGCGCCAGGTTGGTGCGGCCGTCGAACATGGTGAGCACGATTCCCAGCACCTTCAGGCGCGGGTTCAGGCCGCCCTGCACGCGTTCCACGGTGCCCATCAGGCCGGCCAGGCCCTCCAGGGCGTAGTACTCGGCCTGCAGGGGAATCACCAGGGCGTCCACGGCGGCGAGCACGTTCACGGTGAGCGGGCCCAGGCTGGGCGGGGCGTCCACGATGATCATGTCGTAACCCTGAATGCTGGCGAGCAGGCGGGTCAGGGCGTCCGGGTCGTCGGCGAGTTCCACGCCGGCCCCGGCCAGGTCCGGCGTGGCCGGCAGGACGTCCAGGCCCTCCTGGGCGGAGGGACGGGTGTACTCGGCCGCTCGGGCCGGCTCGCCGAGGGCCTCGTACAGGCCGGTTTCGGCCTCCCGGGCGCCCAGGCCACTGGTGGCGTTGCCCTGGGGGTCCATGTCGATCAGCAGCACCCGCTGGCCGTCGGCAGCGAGGTACGCGGCGAGGTTCACGGCGGTGGTGGTCTTCCCC from Deinococcus ficus includes:
- a CDS encoding ParB/RepB/Spo0J family partition protein — translated: MSKKSSLGRGLTALLGEKPAPDTAGPGGAQVLKIERIVQAAYQPRQVFEPEALAELAQSIREKGVLQPLLVRPRGDAFEIVAGERRWRASQLAGLTELPVIIRDLSDREALEIAIIENLQREDLGPLEEARAYQALMDQGLNQEGVAQAVGKGRSTVANALRLLTLEDAALKALDSGEISAGHARAILAMPEKDRAWALKEITARGLNVREAEALKREARAPAPVKVNPPRTYRQVELALSRRTGTKVRITGEDKGRVELSYASREELDRILELFGYAAEE
- a CDS encoding HepT-like ribonuclease domain-containing protein, producing the protein MTGPTSLFPDLRLSTVAALLRDGAARWEALGVTRVRVFGSVARGEAGPASDIDLLVDFVEGFSPGLLHLMSVKAVMEDLLDRRVDVVTEAGLHPPLRRDILHDAVDVRHVPTPPPSAHREKRWRWRLYDLLAALDRIEAFTRGLTLTTFLRDEQVQDAVLLNLLRLGETTKFIPQSVQDTHRQVPWACLRDIRNLIAHDYFRIDPALVWVTVREDLPAIRVALQALADTTPE
- a CDS encoding ParA family protein, with product MTRRTPRTLGVVNQKGGVGKTTTAVNLAAYLAADGQRVLLIDMDPQGNATSGLGAREAETGLYEALGEPARAAEYTRPSAQEGLDVLPATPDLAGAGVELADDPDALTRLLASIQGYDMIIVDAPPSLGPLTVNVLAAVDALVIPLQAEYYALEGLAGLMGTVERVQGGLNPRLKVLGIVLTMFDGRTNLAQEVETMVRGHFGELVFWAVVPRNVRLSEAPSFSKPINLFAPLSSGAAAYKRLADEVMQRVEKI
- a CDS encoding MBL fold metallo-hydrolase; amino-acid sequence: MPDKKAETTPAPTPADPAPAALNRRDTLRLLGAAGVLGVAGPLARAQGTTPAAPAAAPAQAGNLNGNGFYRQKIGDLTVTVVSDGTAALAALLPTWGANPDRQADFAATLAEYSVPATNTVNHFNPVVVDTGKNRVLIDTGRGGEAGQLLNNLRRAGIDPASIDTVFITHGHGDHIGGLTQGGKATFDRARHVIGRAEFTFWTSQAQPNAAVQANLIGLKDRFTLLDPGGEIVPGLTSVATPGHTAGHQSVLAVSGDQKVMVFGDAAGHFLLSLRHPGAYVSFDTDGAQAAATRAQVFAQAVAEKWWVTAYHFPFPALGHLRKLPEGYEYEPTVWQWS